The sequence below is a genomic window from Paenibacillus silvisoli.
TCACTTGCACGCCTTTGCCGGCCCATTCATTCGCGAGCGCCTTCGTAATGCCGGTTACGGCATGCTTGCTCGCCGTATACCCCGGCACGTTGATGCCGCCTTGAAAGCTGAGCATCGACGCGATATTGATGATTTTGCCGCTGCCCCGTTCGATCATTCCTCTGCCCGCAAGCTGGCTTAGAAAGAAGACCGCGTTCAGGTTCAGGTCGATGACATCGTACCAGTCCGAGCGGGCATGCTCTGCGGCCGGCGCGCGGCGAATGGTTCCCGCATTGTTGACCAATATATCGATGCCGCCGAAGAAGCCCGTCGCCTCGGCGAATACCGGCTCCAAATTGTCGGCCTTGCTCAAGTCAGCCGAAATTTGCGCGGCGCGGCCTCCGATCGCACGGATCAGCGCTAACGTTTCGTCGCTGTTCGATGCGGATACCGCGACGACCGATGCGCCCGCCTCCGCAAGCCCGACCGCTATCGCTTGACCGATTCCGCCGGAAGTGCCGGTGACCAGCGCGGTTTTGCCGGATAAATCGAAGCTGTTGTTCACGATTCCATTCCTCCGATCAGTAGTCGTACGCCCTGTTCCTTAAACGGCTTGGCCGTTTCCTCGCTCAAGCCCGAATCCGTAATAATCGCATCCACTTCATGCAGCGCGGCGAAGGTAAACAATGCGCCTTGACCGAATTTGCGGTGATCCGCGACGACGTACGCCGCTTTCGCCGTTTCCAGCCATGCCCGTTTTATTTCGCTCGATTCGCCGGAATAGATCGTGAGGCCGGACTGCGGATGCACCGCCGTTGCGGACAGAAACGCCTTCGCTATGTTCAGCCTGCGGATATAAGCCGCCGCTTCCGCGCCGATCAGCATGTTCCGCATCTGGTAGCCGCCCGGCACGACAAGCCGGACGGACTCTTTGCGGGCAAGCTCCGCGATAATATAGAGATCGTTCGTAACGACGGTCAGCGGAACGTCGGGGAGCTGTCTCGCGGTTTCAAGCGTCGTCCGGCCGCCGTCAAGCGCAATGACGTCATGCGGCTCGATGAGCGAAACGGCCATCCTGGCAATCTCTTCGCGCTCCGGCGCCTCATCGGAGTGTTGATCCGCGCCCTTCGGCGACAAGATGCCCCGCTGATTCTCCTGCGCGAGCACCGCCCCGCCGTGAATGCGCTGGAGCAGCCCTTTCTGCTCGAGCTTCGCCAGATCCTCCCGGATCGTTTTGCCGGTCACCTGCAGCTGCTCGCTCAGCTCCGTCACCATAACCTCGCCGGACGCAAGCAAAATCTCCATGATCTTTTCGTATCTTCGTAGAGGGTTCATCGCACGTATCCTTCGCTCTCTTGCTCTGACTTCTATCGTTTAGCGCAAGTCCTTCATCGCGACCGCGTCCATATCTTCGAAGGTTTGATTTTCCCCCGCCATTCCCCAAATGAACGTATAGCTGCTCGTGCCGACGCCGCTGTGGATCGACCAGCTCGGCGAAATGACGGCCTGCTCGTTGCGCACGACGACATGACGCGTTTCCGTAGGCTCGCCCATGAGATGGAAGACGACGCCGTTATCCGGCATATCGAAATAGAAATACACTTCCGAACGGCGGTTATGCGTATGGCAAGGCA
It includes:
- the kduD gene encoding 2-dehydro-3-deoxy-D-gluconate 5-dehydrogenase KduD is translated as MNNSFDLSGKTALVTGTSGGIGQAIAVGLAEAGASVVAVSASNSDETLALIRAIGGRAAQISADLSKADNLEPVFAEATGFFGGIDILVNNAGTIRRAPAAEHARSDWYDVIDLNLNAVFFLSQLAGRGMIERGSGKIINIASMLSFQGGINVPGYTASKHAVTGITKALANEWAGKGVQVNAIAPGYIDTRNTAPLIADEKRNKAILERIPAGRWGQPEDLKGPAVFLASSASDYMNGHVLCVDGGWLAR
- a CDS encoding DeoR/GlpR family DNA-binding transcription regulator; this translates as MNPLRRYEKIMEILLASGEVMVTELSEQLQVTGKTIREDLAKLEQKGLLQRIHGGAVLAQENQRGILSPKGADQHSDEAPEREEIARMAVSLIEPHDVIALDGGRTTLETARQLPDVPLTVVTNDLYIIAELARKESVRLVVPGGYQMRNMLIGAEAAAYIRRLNIAKAFLSATAVHPQSGLTIYSGESSEIKRAWLETAKAAYVVADHRKFGQGALFTFAALHEVDAIITDSGLSEETAKPFKEQGVRLLIGGMES